The Mycetohabitans endofungorum genome contains a region encoding:
- a CDS encoding NCS2 family permease → MENQRGAAANASLPERFFSVRESGSSVRTEVLAGITTFLTSMYIIVVNPAILSQAGIPFPAALSATVLVSFAGSCAMGLYARNPVLVAPGMGMNALFAFVMVHAGNMPWQTALGCVFWSGVIFAVLAAFNVRQLVVDAIPANLRHALSCGIGLFISLIGLVNAKFVVSDPVTIVRAASLNPVIVTFLAGLAITTVLVARRITGALMIGIVVTTILAIPIGRLWGDGSAYWPVAMATPTLVNWNGLVAAPDFSALFQLDLVGALKVAYWPFIFVMLFTSFFDALSTFMAVSNAGNLLDADGNPRNIRQSMIVDAFSALVSAPLGTSPANAYIESAAGISAGGRTGLVAVVAAVCFLPFLFLSPLLSLVPAIATAPALVLVGVFMMEPITRIEWHRFDEAIPAFIAMILIPLTYSITAGIAYGFLAFVVLKLFVGRAREVKPAMWTAAALSGLLLAQL, encoded by the coding sequence ATGGAAAATCAACGCGGCGCGGCAGCCAACGCTTCGCTGCCGGAGCGGTTCTTTAGCGTGCGCGAGAGCGGTTCGAGCGTGCGCACCGAGGTGCTGGCCGGCATCACGACGTTTTTGACGTCAATGTACATCATCGTAGTCAATCCCGCCATCCTGTCACAGGCGGGTATCCCGTTTCCGGCAGCGCTCAGCGCCACCGTGCTGGTCAGCTTCGCCGGCAGTTGCGCGATGGGCTTGTACGCGCGCAACCCGGTGCTAGTCGCGCCCGGCATGGGAATGAATGCGCTATTTGCGTTCGTCATGGTGCACGCAGGCAACATGCCGTGGCAAACGGCACTGGGCTGCGTGTTCTGGTCGGGCGTGATCTTCGCGGTGCTGGCCGCCTTCAACGTGCGTCAGCTAGTGGTCGACGCAATCCCGGCCAATCTGCGGCACGCGCTGTCGTGTGGCATCGGTCTGTTCATCTCGCTGATCGGGCTGGTCAATGCAAAATTCGTGGTCTCCGATCCGGTGACCATCGTGCGTGCCGCGTCGCTGAACCCGGTCATCGTCACGTTCCTCGCCGGCCTGGCAATCACCACGGTGCTGGTAGCGCGTCGCATCACCGGTGCGCTGATGATCGGCATTGTCGTCACGACGATCCTGGCGATCCCGATCGGACGCCTGTGGGGCGACGGCAGCGCGTACTGGCCGGTGGCGATGGCCACGCCCACGCTGGTGAACTGGAACGGCCTGGTCGCGGCGCCGGACTTCTCCGCGCTGTTTCAACTTGACCTGGTCGGGGCGCTGAAGGTCGCATACTGGCCGTTTATCTTCGTGATGCTGTTCACTTCGTTTTTCGATGCGTTGTCCACCTTCATGGCCGTGTCCAACGCCGGCAACCTGCTAGATGCCGATGGCAACCCGCGCAACATCCGACAATCGATGATCGTTGACGCGTTCTCGGCATTGGTGTCCGCGCCACTGGGCACGTCGCCGGCCAACGCCTACATCGAGTCGGCTGCGGGCATTTCTGCAGGCGGACGCACCGGGCTAGTCGCGGTGGTCGCCGCGGTGTGCTTCCTGCCGTTTCTGTTCCTCTCCCCGCTGCTATCGCTGGTGCCGGCAATTGCCACCGCCCCGGCGCTCGTGCTGGTCGGCGTGTTCATGATGGAGCCGATTACGCGGATCGAATGGCACCGCTTCGATGAGGCGATACCCGCGTTCATCGCGATGATCCTGATCCCGCTCACGTACTCCATTACCGCTGGCATCGCGTATGGCTTTCTGGCCTTTGTCGTACTGAAGCTGTTCGTCGGCCGGGCCCGCGAGGTCAAGCCAGCCATGTGGACGGCCGCGGCGCTGTCGGGGCTGCTGCTGGCCCAACTCTGA
- a CDS encoding DUF4136 domain-containing protein has translation MMFRRLLQHVTRGRQWAAGSLAMLVLSGCASYVTSDVIAFNAWSTSASDRDRTFAFKRDAQQQNSIEQCTYEAQLADELSHYHFRQVAPTSAHYDVELAYGTHAGSIVVQQPVYTDPWWPGWGRPGPWWPFGMMPAYVDTALPVFVQSLTIRMTERSSGKERYKVTATTPTARQSLPLAMPYLIRSALADFPLQNGTTRQVRLPAELHGQAVGGAPPSFNEKAAPAASPMRDDVPAASPRRDEQPAPDASPSAGR, from the coding sequence CGCCAATGGGCGGCCGGCTCGCTTGCGATGCTGGTGCTGTCGGGGTGCGCCAGCTATGTGACTTCGGACGTGATCGCGTTCAATGCGTGGAGCACCAGCGCCTCGGACCGCGACCGCACTTTTGCATTCAAGCGCGATGCGCAGCAGCAGAACAGCATCGAGCAGTGCACCTATGAGGCGCAGCTCGCTGACGAGTTGTCGCACTACCATTTTCGACAGGTGGCGCCGACCAGCGCCCACTATGACGTCGAACTGGCCTATGGCACGCATGCCGGCAGCATTGTCGTGCAGCAACCGGTCTATACCGATCCATGGTGGCCGGGATGGGGACGACCGGGCCCGTGGTGGCCGTTCGGCATGATGCCGGCCTACGTCGATACGGCATTACCCGTGTTCGTGCAGAGCCTGACGATCCGCATGACGGAGCGCTCGAGCGGCAAGGAGCGATACAAGGTCACTGCGACGACGCCGACCGCGCGCCAGTCGTTGCCGCTCGCTATGCCCTACCTGATACGCAGCGCGCTGGCAGACTTCCCATTGCAGAACGGCACGACTCGGCAGGTGCGCCTGCCCGCCGAATTGCACGGACAGGCGGTGGGCGGCGCGCCGCCGTCGTTCAACGAGAAGGCTGCTCCGGCCGCGTCGCCGATGCGCGACGATGTTCCGGCGGCTTCGCCGAGGCGCGACGAGCAGCCAGCCCCGGATGCGTCACCGAGCGCGGGGCGCTGA
- a CDS encoding FAD-dependent monooxygenase, producing MAHSSLQPPQVLIVGAGPTGLAAAMSLARAGIALRVIDRAPCPATTSRAIGIQARTLELLELHRVVEPFIEIGHRGRAAHLYSNGQTLLRLDFDPLQTRYPYLLFVDQSQTESILAEHLRKFGVDIERGVELIGLQQDAAGVDATLRLPDGRVQTQRVRYLVGADGAHSTVRHLLGGAFAGETLAQSFLLVDLRVDWALPVDEFQLFASAEGLAGIFPLGGDRYRLIADRPPVGAAHQAAVRIGLLHATSSPTVGAGAQPEGRPVGGRLTQIGDVEDRERETDDDNAGPSLDECQQWVERRIHVPVRLSQLAWSSYYHIHSRMVERLRTGNVFLAGDAAHVHSPAGAQGMNAGIHEALNLGWKLAQVLNGGAPDHLLDTYHLERNPIERGVLRQTRFATHLVEADHGVLRLVRDQLIPLIASLGPVRDAARRAVSELAIQYRRSPLTLECPLDGGVRAGERAPDALVHVMDGPLGQAPYVARLFDLYDPVNFTLLVMTSADDDEPRAGEEAGALGSFAAKIEALLRARVRTWRVSDTQQPCDASGESASSLAFSYGRTRPCFYLVRPDGYVAARGRLLSDAPALLRYGEDWFGALPQAQRARETTVASTR from the coding sequence ATGGCCCATTCTTCGCTACAGCCACCGCAGGTACTGATCGTGGGCGCCGGCCCGACGGGGTTGGCCGCCGCAATGAGCCTGGCGCGCGCGGGTATTGCGCTGCGCGTCATCGACCGCGCGCCGTGTCCCGCAACCACGTCCCGCGCGATCGGGATCCAGGCGCGTACGCTTGAATTGCTCGAGTTGCATCGCGTGGTGGAGCCGTTCATCGAGATTGGGCATCGGGGTCGTGCCGCCCATCTGTACTCGAACGGGCAAACGCTGTTGCGGCTCGATTTCGACCCGCTGCAGACCCGCTATCCTTACCTACTGTTCGTCGACCAGTCGCAGACGGAGAGCATTCTCGCTGAACATCTGCGCAAATTCGGCGTGGACATCGAGCGCGGCGTCGAGCTGATCGGGCTGCAACAGGACGCAGCGGGGGTTGACGCGACACTGCGGCTGCCCGATGGGCGCGTGCAAACGCAGCGGGTACGGTATCTGGTTGGCGCCGACGGCGCACACAGCACGGTGCGCCACTTACTGGGCGGCGCGTTCGCTGGCGAAACGCTGGCGCAGTCCTTTCTGCTGGTGGATCTGCGCGTGGATTGGGCATTGCCGGTCGACGAATTCCAGTTATTTGCCAGCGCCGAAGGATTGGCAGGAATCTTTCCGCTGGGCGGTGATCGCTACCGGCTGATTGCGGACCGGCCGCCGGTCGGCGCGGCGCATCAGGCCGCGGTGCGCATCGGGTTGCTCCATGCTACATCTTCGCCGACTGTCGGGGCGGGCGCACAGCCCGAAGGCCGCCCCGTTGGGGGCCGCCTGACACAGATCGGTGACGTCGAAGATCGGGAGCGCGAGACGGACGACGACAACGCCGGTCCTTCGCTCGACGAATGCCAGCAGTGGGTCGAGCGCCGCATCCATGTGCCGGTGCGGCTGTCGCAACTGGCGTGGTCCTCGTATTACCATATTCACAGCCGGATGGTGGAGCGGCTGCGCACCGGCAACGTATTCTTGGCCGGAGACGCCGCGCACGTGCATAGTCCGGCAGGTGCGCAGGGAATGAACGCCGGGATCCATGAGGCGCTGAACCTAGGTTGGAAACTGGCGCAGGTACTCAACGGTGGCGCTCCGGATCACTTGCTCGATACGTACCATCTCGAACGCAATCCGATTGAGCGTGGCGTGCTGCGGCAGACCCGCTTTGCTACGCACCTGGTTGAGGCCGATCACGGCGTGCTGCGGCTCGTGCGTGACCAGCTGATCCCGCTGATCGCGTCGCTCGGACCGGTTCGTGATGCGGCGCGCCGCGCCGTAAGCGAGCTTGCGATTCAGTACCGGCGCAGTCCGCTGACGTTGGAGTGCCCGCTCGACGGGGGCGTGCGCGCTGGCGAGCGGGCGCCGGACGCATTGGTGCACGTGATGGATGGCCCGCTCGGTCAGGCGCCGTATGTGGCCCGACTGTTCGACTTATACGATCCGGTGAACTTTACTTTGCTGGTGATGACGTCGGCCGACGATGACGAGCCGCGTGCCGGCGAGGAGGCCGGTGCCCTGGGCAGCTTTGCCGCCAAGATCGAGGCACTGCTTCGTGCGCGCGTACGTACATGGCGGGTGAGCGATACGCAACAGCCGTGCGATGCATCGGGCGAGAGCGCCTCGTCGTTGGCCTTTAGCTACGGACGCACGCGCCCGTGCTTCTACCTAGTTCGTCCGGACGGCTACGTTGCGGCCCGCGGACGGCTGCTGAGCGACGCTCCCGCGCTGCTGCGCTATGGCGAGGATTGGTTTGGCGCGCTGCCGCAAGCGCAGCGTGCGCGTGAAACGACGGTGGCATCGACCCGCTAG
- a CDS encoding XdhC family protein, which yields MIGSRTKRMPFEYRLAALGIDLTLLARMMYPIGTEGLASQAPASIAIAVAAQLLRVVEQRHPHTMSPSP from the coding sequence ATGATCGGATCGAGGACGAAGCGCATGCCATTCGAGTATCGACTGGCGGCGCTCGGCATCGACCTTACCCTATTGGCTCGGATGATGTACCCAATCGGCACCGAGGGCCTTGCAAGCCAGGCACCCGCCTCCATTGCGATCGCCGTAGCGGCACAACTGTTGCGTGTGGTAGAACAACGCCATCCCCACACGATGTCACCGTCGCCATGA
- a CDS encoding TMEM165/GDT1 family protein, giving the protein MTEAFLISAGGVALAEIGDKTQLLSLVLAARYRKPWPIVFGVLAATLANHAGAGALGQWLSSLLTPGAMRWALALSFIAMGAWVLVPDRLRIEDARPARTRLGIFGTTVLTFLIAEMGDKTQIATIALAARFHDLPSVVIGTTLGMMLANVPAIFLGERFAHRLPTTAVRAMAAVMFIVLGVLALCGVGLGSQ; this is encoded by the coding sequence ATGACCGAAGCTTTCCTCATTTCTGCCGGCGGCGTCGCACTCGCCGAGATCGGCGACAAGACACAACTGCTGTCCCTCGTGCTCGCCGCCCGCTATCGCAAGCCCTGGCCGATCGTATTCGGCGTGCTGGCCGCCACGCTGGCGAACCATGCCGGCGCCGGCGCGCTCGGCCAATGGCTGTCGTCGCTGCTCACTCCCGGCGCGATGCGCTGGGCGCTCGCGCTGTCGTTCATCGCAATGGGCGCGTGGGTGCTGGTGCCAGATAGATTGCGCATCGAAGACGCGCGGCCCGCGCGGACCCGGCTGGGCATCTTCGGCACGACGGTGCTGACGTTTTTGATCGCGGAAATGGGCGACAAGACGCAGATTGCGACAATCGCATTGGCCGCGCGATTCCACGATCTGCCCAGCGTGGTCATCGGCACCACGCTGGGCATGATGCTTGCCAACGTACCAGCGATTTTTCTGGGCGAGCGTTTTGCCCATCGGTTACCCACCACCGCGGTGCGGGCGATGGCCGCGGTCATGTTCATCGTGCTCGGCGTGCTGGCCCTGTGCGGCGTCGGCCTCGGCAGTCAATGA
- a CDS encoding adenosine deaminase: MNPILADKIAHAPKAELHIHIEGSLEPELIFELARRNGVALPYPTVQALRDAYAFTDLQSFLDIYYAGASVLLHEQDFYDMTTAYVERAMADHVVHAEIFFDPQTHIERGVSIETMVAGMEQALAKAEARGFSSKLIPCFLRHLPEEHALQTFDAALPMFERYGHRLIGVGLDSSEYGHPPSKFARVFALAKERGLKLVAHAGEEGPPAYVVEALDVLDVHRVDHGVRSIEDAALVARLADARVALTVCPLSNLKLCVVNDMTEHTLKRLLDADVMVTINSDDPAYFGGYINQNYLAIADALKLTDDELYKIIRNGFEASFVTDAQRAAYLSLLDAYWHAPQAMP, from the coding sequence ATGAACCCGATCCTCGCTGACAAGATCGCGCACGCGCCGAAAGCGGAGCTGCATATCCATATCGAGGGCTCGCTGGAGCCAGAATTGATTTTCGAATTGGCCCGCCGCAACGGCGTTGCGCTGCCGTACCCGACAGTCCAGGCGCTGCGCGACGCGTACGCGTTCACCGACCTGCAGTCGTTTCTGGATATTTACTACGCCGGCGCAAGCGTACTGCTGCACGAACAAGACTTCTACGACATGACCACGGCGTACGTCGAACGCGCAATGGCCGATCACGTCGTCCATGCGGAAATCTTCTTCGACCCACAGACTCATATCGAACGTGGCGTGTCAATCGAGACCATGGTAGCCGGCATGGAGCAGGCGCTGGCAAAGGCCGAGGCGCGGGGATTTTCCAGCAAGCTGATCCCGTGCTTTCTGCGCCATCTGCCGGAAGAACATGCGTTGCAGACGTTTGATGCCGCGCTGCCGATGTTCGAGCGGTATGGGCACAGGCTGATCGGTGTCGGCCTGGATTCGTCCGAGTACGGTCATCCCCCGTCCAAGTTCGCGCGTGTGTTCGCCCTCGCGAAGGAGCGAGGCCTGAAGTTGGTCGCCCACGCGGGTGAAGAGGGGCCGCCGGCATACGTCGTCGAGGCGCTCGACGTACTGGACGTGCATCGCGTCGACCACGGCGTGCGCAGCATCGAGGACGCGGCATTGGTCGCGCGGTTGGCGGACGCGCGCGTTGCGCTGACCGTCTGCCCGCTGTCGAACCTAAAGCTGTGCGTCGTCAACGACATGACCGAGCATACGCTGAAGCGGCTGCTCGATGCCGACGTGATGGTGACGATCAATTCTGACGATCCCGCTTATTTCGGGGGCTACATCAACCAGAATTACCTGGCGATCGCCGATGCGCTGAAGCTGACCGACGACGAGTTGTACAAGATCATCCGCAATGGATTCGAGGCATCGTTCGTCACCGATGCGCAACGCGCCGCCTATCTGTCATTACTGGACGCGTACTGGCATGCGCCGCAAGCCATGCCATAA
- the crcB gene encoding fluoride efflux transporter CrcB codes for MLSSMAAVALGGALGSLLRWVLSTRYNNVLPALPLGTLASNLIAGYVIGVSIAYFGKHADLAPQWRLFVITGLMGGLSTFSTFSAEITAHLQAGRIGWAVSEAAIHLAGSVLMTLAGLASVAWLRR; via the coding sequence ATGCTTTCATCGATGGCCGCAGTCGCGTTAGGCGGCGCGCTCGGCTCGCTGCTACGCTGGGTACTCAGCACGCGCTACAACAACGTGCTTCCCGCGTTGCCGCTCGGCACGCTCGCCTCGAATCTGATTGCTGGCTATGTGATAGGCGTATCCATTGCGTACTTCGGCAAACATGCGGATCTCGCACCGCAGTGGCGGCTATTCGTCATCACCGGCTTGATGGGCGGCTTGTCGACGTTTTCGACCTTCTCCGCCGAAATCACCGCGCATCTGCAAGCCGGACGCATCGGCTGGGCCGTCAGCGAGGCCGCGATCCATCTGGCTGGCTCGGTACTCATGACGCTGGCCGGGCTAGCCAGCGTCGCGTGGCTTCGCCGCTAG
- a CDS encoding MFS transporter — MTATTVSESKARTVFRVTSGNFLEMYDFMVYGYYASAIAKTYFPAGSAFASLMLSLSVFGAGFLMRPLGAIVLGAYIDHHGRRKGLFLTLSLMAVGTAAVALVPGYATIGLAAPALVLAGRLLQGFSAGVELGGVSVYLAEIATKGRRGFYCAWQSGSQQVAVVFAALLGVILNRVLPADQMGEWGWRIPFLVGCLIVPFLFLIRRSLTETDEFLARKHRPTMGEIFASMVANWRTVIAGMGLVIMTTVSFYLITAYTPTFGKEVLKLSAVDTLLVTICIGLSNLFWLPVSGALSDRIGRRAVLVAFTLVALVSVYPAMQWLVAHPSFERLLAVQLWLSFIYACYNGAMVAGLTEVMPADVRTAGFSLAYSLATTIGGFTPAISTYLIHETGNKAAPGLWMSAAALCGLIATLVLYRSEAARNRYKLA, encoded by the coding sequence ATGACTGCGACAACCGTGTCAGAATCGAAAGCGCGTACCGTGTTCCGCGTGACCAGCGGCAATTTCCTGGAGATGTACGACTTCATGGTCTACGGCTACTATGCGTCGGCGATCGCGAAGACGTACTTTCCGGCCGGCAGTGCGTTCGCATCGCTGATGCTGTCGTTGTCGGTGTTCGGCGCCGGCTTCCTAATGCGCCCGCTCGGGGCGATCGTGTTAGGGGCGTACATCGACCATCATGGGCGCCGCAAGGGCCTCTTCTTGACTTTGTCGCTGATGGCGGTCGGGACCGCGGCAGTGGCGCTCGTGCCCGGCTATGCGACGATCGGGCTTGCCGCACCGGCGCTGGTGCTGGCCGGCAGGCTGCTGCAAGGCTTCTCCGCCGGGGTCGAGCTCGGTGGCGTATCGGTCTATCTGGCGGAGATCGCGACCAAGGGGCGCAGGGGTTTCTACTGCGCGTGGCAGTCGGGCAGCCAGCAGGTGGCGGTGGTCTTCGCCGCGTTGCTCGGCGTGATCCTGAACCGCGTGTTGCCGGCCGACCAAATGGGGGAGTGGGGATGGCGGATCCCCTTCCTGGTTGGTTGCCTGATCGTTCCGTTTCTGTTTCTGATCCGGCGATCGCTGACGGAGACGGACGAGTTTCTGGCGCGCAAGCATCGCCCGACGATGGGCGAGATCTTCGCATCGATGGTCGCAAACTGGCGCACGGTGATCGCAGGCATGGGCCTGGTCATCATGACCACGGTGTCTTTTTATCTGATCACCGCGTACACACCCACCTTCGGTAAGGAGGTGCTCAAGCTGTCCGCTGTGGATACGCTCTTGGTGACGATTTGCATCGGCCTGTCGAACTTATTCTGGCTGCCGGTCAGTGGCGCGCTGTCGGACCGGATCGGGCGCCGCGCAGTCCTGGTCGCGTTCACGCTGGTCGCACTGGTGAGCGTGTATCCGGCGATGCAATGGCTGGTCGCGCATCCATCGTTCGAGCGGTTGCTGGCGGTGCAGCTGTGGCTCTCGTTCATCTACGCATGCTATAACGGCGCAATGGTGGCCGGCTTGACCGAAGTGATGCCCGCTGACGTCCGTACCGCCGGGTTTTCGCTCGCGTACAGCCTGGCCACGACTATCGGCGGCTTCACGCCGGCGATCTCGACTTACCTGATCCATGAGACCGGCAACAAGGCGGCGCCGGGTCTGTGGATGTCGGCCGCTGCACTGTGCGGCCTGATTGCGACGCTGGTCCTGTACCGCAGCGAGGCGGCGCGCAACCGGTACAAGCTGGCTTAG
- a CDS encoding formate dehydrogenase subunit delta: protein MAMPLHTLVDMVNRIGEFFESMPDRHAALEGIADHLKRFWEPRMRRTLLDALDRGVDPALDDLMPITREALIRYRGRLMPAAAPA, encoded by the coding sequence ATGGCAATGCCGCTGCACACCCTGGTCGACATGGTCAACCGCATTGGAGAGTTCTTCGAATCGATGCCCGATCGACACGCTGCACTCGAAGGTATCGCCGATCACCTAAAGCGCTTCTGGGAACCGCGCATGCGACGCACGCTGCTCGACGCGCTCGATCGCGGCGTAGATCCGGCGTTGGACGACTTGATGCCGATCACGCGCGAGGCCCTTATTCGCTATCGTGGCAGATTAATGCCGGCCGCCGCGCCGGCATAA
- a CDS encoding amidase — protein MTVSHTADFTPLPPLSALATALQAGTSTSRELVETALERIAAPHGQGRSVFIEVHAQAARQCADALDKLRAAGTVLSPLMGVPVSIKDLFDVAGQVTRAGSVVLSDAPPARADASTVARLQQAGAVIIGRTNMTEFAFSGLGLNPHYGTPASPWQRTAGDAERRIAGGSSSGAAACVADGMAAVALGTDTGGSVRIPAALCGLTGFKPTARRIPTDGVLPLSSSLDSVGPIGSSVACCAVTDRILAGLPPVVSLARPIEGVRLGALTHLMLDDMDLSVARAYDDALQHLSAAGARVSELRFAPLERLAHVNRLSLPSIESFAWHRKLIENRASDYDPRVLARIRKGERASAADYIELLRERADIIAQAEPLWHSFDAIVYPTVPIVPPRIAELQADDAVYARVNATILRNPSMINYLDGCALSLPCSRHGEAPVGLTLASGTGRDTALLMLGRAVEAVLAPLR, from the coding sequence ATGACAGTTTCCCACACCGCTGATTTCACGCCGCTACCGCCGTTGTCGGCACTTGCCACCGCACTGCAGGCCGGCACGAGCACTAGCCGCGAGTTGGTCGAGACCGCACTCGAGCGGATCGCCGCGCCGCACGGGCAAGGCCGCTCGGTGTTCATTGAGGTGCACGCACAGGCGGCTCGCCAATGCGCGGATGCGCTGGACAAGCTGCGCGCCGCCGGCACAGTGCTGTCGCCGCTGATGGGCGTGCCGGTCTCGATTAAGGACCTGTTCGACGTCGCCGGCCAAGTCACCCGCGCGGGCTCGGTCGTGTTGTCCGACGCGCCGCCCGCCCGCGCCGATGCAAGCACGGTCGCACGGCTGCAGCAAGCCGGCGCGGTCATCATCGGACGCACTAACATGACCGAGTTCGCCTTCTCCGGCCTGGGACTGAACCCCCATTACGGCACGCCGGCCTCGCCATGGCAGCGCACCGCCGGCGATGCCGAACGCCGCATTGCCGGCGGCTCTTCGTCGGGGGCGGCCGCCTGCGTTGCCGACGGGATGGCTGCGGTGGCGCTCGGCACGGACACCGGCGGCTCGGTCCGCATTCCAGCCGCGTTGTGCGGATTGACCGGTTTCAAGCCAACCGCGCGGCGCATTCCGACTGATGGCGTGCTGCCCCTGTCTTCGTCGCTCGACTCAGTCGGCCCCATCGGCTCGTCGGTCGCCTGCTGCGCCGTCACCGACCGGATCCTGGCCGGCCTGCCGCCTGTCGTGTCGCTGGCGCGGCCAATCGAAGGCGTGCGGCTCGGCGCGCTGACCCACCTAATGCTCGACGACATGGACCTGAGCGTGGCGCGCGCCTATGACGACGCCCTTCAGCACCTTTCGGCAGCCGGCGCGCGGGTCAGCGAGCTGCGTTTCGCGCCGCTCGAGCGCCTCGCGCACGTCAACCGGCTGAGCCTGCCATCAATCGAGTCGTTCGCATGGCACCGCAAGCTGATCGAAAACCGTGCCAGCGACTACGATCCGCGCGTGCTGGCACGTATCCGCAAGGGCGAGCGCGCTAGCGCGGCCGACTATATCGAGTTGCTGCGCGAGCGAGCCGACATCATCGCGCAGGCCGAGCCGCTATGGCACAGCTTTGATGCCATTGTCTATCCGACCGTGCCCATCGTGCCACCGCGCATCGCGGAACTGCAAGCGGATGACGCTGTCTATGCGCGCGTCAACGCAACGATACTGCGCAACCCGAGCATGATCAATTACCTCGACGGCTGCGCGCTGTCGTTGCCGTGCTCGCGTCACGGCGAAGCGCCGGTCGGCTTGACGCTGGCCTCGGGCACTGGTCGCGACACTGCGCTGCTCATGCTGGGCCGCGCGGTCGAAGCCGTGCTCGCACCGCTGCGATGA
- a CDS encoding disulfide bond formation protein B, producing the protein MNDLLRMRRERRLLVLLGLVCIALISGALYLQYFKHEAPCPLCIIQRYCFLLIAVFAFIGATLRGWRGIAVLETLIVVAAAGGMAAAIQHIEVQANPSFNCGFDALEPIVDALPLAKLWPGAFKVAGLCEIPYPPILGLSLPQWGLIAFGLMFVLVSRSLWRTRKLRAWHQA; encoded by the coding sequence ATGAATGATTTGTTGAGAATGCGCCGTGAGCGACGCCTGCTGGTCCTGCTGGGACTGGTCTGCATCGCCCTGATCAGCGGCGCGTTGTATCTACAGTATTTCAAGCATGAAGCTCCGTGCCCATTGTGCATCATCCAGCGTTACTGCTTCTTGTTGATCGCTGTATTCGCGTTCATCGGCGCGACGCTGCGGGGATGGCGCGGCATCGCGGTATTGGAGACACTGATCGTCGTTGCGGCGGCCGGCGGGATGGCCGCCGCGATCCAGCATATCGAGGTCCAAGCCAATCCGTCGTTCAATTGTGGCTTCGACGCACTCGAGCCGATCGTCGATGCACTGCCACTCGCCAAGCTGTGGCCTGGCGCATTCAAGGTCGCGGGACTGTGCGAAATACCGTATCCGCCGATCCTCGGACTGAGCCTGCCGCAATGGGGACTGATCGCGTTCGGCCTCATGTTCGTGCTCGTATCGCGCAGCCTGTGGCGTACACGCAAACTACGCGCCTGGCACCAAGCATGA